From the Chryseobacterium fluminis genome, the window TAGACATTCACCATGCGGGAACGGCTATGCGCTTCCTTACCTCTTATTATTCGATTTCTGAAGGAAAAACAACCATACTTACCGGTTCCAAAAGAATGAAAGAAAGACCGATCAAAAATTTGGTGACCGCATTACAAACCCTGGGCGCAGAAATTGAATATCTTGAAAATGAAGGCTTTCCACCATTGAAAATTACAGGAAAAAAAATCGTCCGGAAGACCGTAGATGTTCCGGCCGATATATCAAGCCAGTTTATCACTTCCCTTTTACTGGTTGCAGGGAAGTTGGAAAACGGTCTTGAGATCAATCTTATCGGTGAGATCACATCAAGATCTTATATTGAAATGACCTTGGATATTCTGACAAAATTCGGGATTACCAATACTTTTGAAGGGAACACCATAAAAGTAAAACCATTTGAAATACAGAATGAAACACCCACCGTACATTATGAAGTAGAGAGCGACTGGAGTTCTGCTTCTTATTTCTATTCTTTAGCAGCATTGGGGAGAGAAACCATACATCTTAAGAGCTTTTACAAAGAATCTACCCAGGGAGATTCTGCGATTGCAAAAATTTATGAAGATTTTTTCGGAATCAAAACCACTTTTACCGAAGAGGAGCATATGCTGAGCCTTCATCCTGAGCCTGATTTTCAATTTCCCGAAAAAATTGTTTTGGATATGAATAATTGTCCGGATATCGCACAGACCCTCTGTGTCACCGCAGCAGCACTGAAAATACCTTTTGAAATTTCAGGATTGGGGACATTACGGGTAAAAGAAACCGACAGGCTGCAGGCTCTGTATCATGAACTTAAAAAAATAGGCACTGAAACTGAAATCACGGATTTAACCATAAAATCAATCGGTTTTAATGAACCTCACGAGAATATCATTATCAAGACCTACCAGGATCATAGAATGGCCATGAGTTTTGCCCCGTTTTGCCTGATTAAAAAACTCAATATTGAAGATGAAGAAGTGGTGGAAAAATCCTATCCTTTATTTTGGGAGGATTTAGAAGATCTGTTAATTAAAAACTAATTTAACACGAAAATACAGGAATCTCTATTCATGATGAAGAAGAGATCTAAAGTAACTAAAATACTATATAATAGAATGTCATCATATAAAAC encodes:
- a CDS encoding 3-phosphoshikimate 1-carboxyvinyltransferase, with translation MKQLEKSGLKANKTIQISGSKSISNRLLILESLFKNIKIGNLSNSQDTQLLKKALSERTETVDIHHAGTAMRFLTSYYSISEGKTTILTGSKRMKERPIKNLVTALQTLGAEIEYLENEGFPPLKITGKKIVRKTVDVPADISSQFITSLLLVAGKLENGLEINLIGEITSRSYIEMTLDILTKFGITNTFEGNTIKVKPFEIQNETPTVHYEVESDWSSASYFYSLAALGRETIHLKSFYKESTQGDSAIAKIYEDFFGIKTTFTEEEHMLSLHPEPDFQFPEKIVLDMNNCPDIAQTLCVTAAALKIPFEISGLGTLRVKETDRLQALYHELKKIGTETEITDLTIKSIGFNEPHENIIIKTYQDHRMAMSFAPFCLIKKLNIEDEEVVEKSYPLFWEDLEDLLIKN